gcttaaGTCTTGATTATTGTCATCGTTTCCGTCATCGTTCTCGCTGTGATCGTCGTGattatcgtcgtcgtcgccgtcgtcgtcgtcgtcgtcctcgtcgttgtcatcgtcatcgtcgtTATGTCGCCTCGCTGTCGACGACACGTTTGAACAATGATTCGATTTGGAATCGAAAGATagagatttaaaattcgattggaCAATGCTTGGCGTAAGAACGACGTTTATTTATGAGAAGAAAACGTTGAAAACGTGCGCAATGAAATGAAAGGAATTTATGACGTTCAACAACCATTCCATTAAACGTAGTTTCGATCGTCaggtgtaaagaaaaaaatgttaaaagaagaagatgaaagaaGGTGAAGACGCATATGTACAAACTTCTACGTACTAGCGTATACAAGCGTTACAAAGTTGTGTATCAAATAACGGATAAACAAGATTCCATCGAAACGGTAAATTTACGCACGTAACGCTGACTCGCGTGTTCGGCCGATCGATCGCTACTACGAGGGAGCGGTAagactaattttttttcgagaagttactttaaattaacgtatacgtttcttttaaaaagattggTTCGTTCGTTTCATCGTTTACTCGTACTCGGGTGTTGGTCGATAGCATCGAAATAATGTTTCTATCCGTCAAGAAATTTGTACACTACGGAGTGTTGTTACTGTTATGGATCAAATCAAGTTATCAGCAAGAAGAGGATATACCTCATAACGAgtaagaatcattttttttacatatatatcctTAGGCATAATTCTTAGGTTTATGCGATAATTTACGATAATCGAAACTGATAGAATTGTGCAAAacgattaattcgattaagCCGGTAAAATAGAGTAAAAAGAGTAGAGAATATCGAAAGGGTGAATAGAATAtcttaagaaaaaagtatCTTCGTTTCGTATAATAAAGTCGATCAAGCATCCCGCTTATTTACATACCGAGCAGCATAGTGATTGGATCGAACGCaattatcaatgaaaaaaattaaaattaaaaagcatgGAACGTGGTTagggaatgaaaaaaagttgaGAAGAGATGCGATATCGCAGCGTGTGATAcgaaaatatatcgtatatatttgtTGGCGTGTttctaatttgatttataccaacattttcaataatcatggatagaaagaaacgagaattgGAAAGAACGCAGGCGCGCGTTAGAGTTATGCGTACACAGTCGATTAACGAGGATCAGAATCGGCGTGTATGCGTACGACCTACGTGCGTGCGCACGTGAGCATGCACGTAACTACGTACATAGGATTGCATCAATGGTACTAATTTACGCGTTAAGATATATAACGTGTAAAAGGTGATAGGTGGAATAATCGTTGATTTTCGTTGAAACGGATCCATCTATCGGATCAATTGTCTTTACGCGATATTCTTGCCAAATTCAAATCCAATTAACGATCCAATTAACAATAACATGCAATTCACTTTCTCCCTCATGCatttaacgatatatatatctacaattgtttatcgatatttatctttatcttttttgaaacgaagaaaatgatggaaaaatatcATCCATTGATCGAGACAttctttcgaagaatcgaagaaaagataaattaaggATTTCAAAAGAATCGTATCACGGGATAAATGATTGTTCTTATTATATTGCAGAGTGAAAAACTGGGCATTGAAATTTGGAGTGGATTTATGGGAATTTGGCAGACAAGTTACGAAAATGAGCGAAATACAAAGGGTAAGGAAATTACTCGTGAATAGATAACACGATTtatcttttgtattattttatgttaaatagtcgttatcaatttgaaattaacagtagattaaacgatttttgatatttattacgtatatccattgattgaaaattcttcgatatttatcaattattattttgacagAAAATTAGCGAGTTGGTTGCAAAACTTTGTCGCAACGTAAACTTCAATCGCTTATAACATTTTCGTATTACAACTTTTGTTTTTACCTCTAGAATCGATTctccaaaaattattctatatatacatatagttaTGTatcctatatattatatatgtaactaTAGCATAGTTatgtaactatatatatatatacacattggaaggaaaaataaaattgacaaaCATAATACGGTATATGAAAAACTCacgttattttattcgatcgtaCTTTGATCGTAGAAATATCACGATATGGAGGCCGAAGTTGTGAAAAAAGATGGTGTCCTGTTAGTACGAGAAATGGCTGCGGAAGTGAAAAACatgttagattttaaaatgaacGCTGTTATGGTAAGAAAGTGAAACTATCGTATCGCGAGAAACGAAATACATCCATCATGTATCATGGTATTAATTAACATGGCGCAATTGTAGAGATTGGTGGAGAGCGCCGAACAAGCGGCTGTATCGGCACCCAGAGACGGAAACGTATCACCGAAATATTACGCTTCTCAACGTTTCGACTCTTCTTCGGGTGAAGGAAAAGCATCGATAACCGTACAAGAAACTTTCCTTTCATCGAATCGACATTTCGATCATTTGGCCGTAAACGTTACACTCTCCACGGTTTTGTTACCGGATGGAGTGAAACAAAttggtaattaaaaaaaaaaaaacaattgcataattaatgaaaaagacaCGCAAGTTTAATATCTCCTTTCTTTCAGATCGCGAAGTAGCCGCTGGAATTCAATGGAGCGAATATTTGGATTTATTGTTCGTTAATAATTACGAAAGCGATTCTTCCCTTTCTTGGCAATATTACGGCGCAACTTCAGGATTTTTAAGACGTTTTCCCGGTAACcaagatttcttttctctttcgctTTCGTTAATTTCAACTCTGTCGTTTCGTCAccgtttctcttcttcccctAGCAATTTCCTGGCCACCCGTCAACGATCGTGCTTACGGTGCGGATAAAAATCGAGCTATTCGAGATGTatacgaatttcgaatttccgaTTGGTTCGTCGGCGCAGCAAATAGTCCCAAGGATTTGGCTATATTGATCGATATCGAGTGCTACGCGTCGGAAAGGAACAAACGACTAGCCGTAACCACGGTGAAAACTATCCTCGACACGTTAGGCCCGAACGATTACGTGAACGTTTATCGTTACGGAGACACCGCGGAGGAGATCGTACAATGCTTCAAAGATAGTTTGGTGCAAGCATCGCCGGAAAACGTGCATGATTTGAAAATAGCGATGAGCTCTATGAAACACGAAGAAATACCGACAAATATATCCGCCGCTCTCGCGACcgcttttgaaattttgcacAGATATAACAGAACAGGACAAGGAAGTCAGTGCAACCAGGCGATCATGTTAATTACTGCCGACAATGCCGGCTTACCTACAGAGGTGATAAAACGATACAACTGGCCTCATATGCCTGTTCGTATCTTCACATATCTAATTGGTGGTGACAAAAGTCCGGAATTACGCAACACGGCATGCGCCAACAAAGGtaatcctattttttttttgactttttaaactatttaaagTTAGActactaattatttaattaaaaattacttaactattttctttcttttcctttcctctctctttcttcttctttttcttcttcttctatcgaCAAAcatgtacaatttttctttcaaaattcgttCGGTATCATTCGAATGGTATTTATACACGTAATTAGGATTCTATGCAAGGATCACCGAATTGGAAGACATTAGAAGCAAAGTTTTCGAATACGTAAAGGTGCTTGCTCGGCCTATGGTGTTGTATCAACACGAACACCCTATTCACTGGAGTCCGGTTTACGTCGGTGGAAAGGTGTGCAAATCAAAGATTCTCATTTTTCCCTTTAATCGTGCATttcctattatttaaaagtaactTTTCCTTCGGTTTTAGAGCAGCAGATATGGCAAAGAGAATATCGGACAGTTAATGACATCGGTTACAGCGCCTATTTTAGATCGACGAAATTATACGGTAATCAAAGGATATCgtttgcaattatatttttttgtacatcttcttacattttcaatttcaaatatctcaTAATCACGATATCGTAGGTGAAGACAGCTAATTTATTGGGTATCGTCGGCACCGATGTACCCGTAGAAGAGATACAGAAATTGGTTCCCCCTTACAAGGTAAGCTAAATCGTGCGATATCATTCCTTTCAAATTAacgatatatttacaattaatttccaCAACATCGATTTGTGCAGTTAGGTGTCAACggatattcttttattgtcGACAATAACGGCCGTGTTTTATATCATCCGGATTTGCGACCATTGGTGAGTAGCAGTAAATTTGAACAAAAGATTCGCCACTTTAgaagaaattcatttcgaaatgACTTTCGTGATTTGACtcatcgtttcgtttctttctatcGACGCAGCCGGGAAACATAGACgtgagtataaatatatataaaatatatgcttATTTATAAACGCATATATGAAAACTTGTCTCCGTTGTAGTACGAGGAAACGTTAAAACCTACATATATCAGCGTTGACTTATCGGAAGTCGAACTCGCCGAATACGACGGCCCATTACATCCATTAAacaattctcttcttctcgacGTAAGTGTCTTCTCAATTCATCTTATTCTCTCATCGTTTCGTAAATATCGCTCGTATATTTGCTTGGCATGGGATCGATacgattcttattatttattattaccgtTCGATTTATCTTTGTTCTCAAATCTTCAAgaacaaagagagaaaagaagacgaACGACACATAAACGAGATAACAAATCGTAAATTGGTTCtttagaaaagaatagaaCGATACGTGATCTCGCTTTGTCTCTAAACTATTTCGAACAAACATAGAGGATTTATAGCGTTTCTTTGCAGAATTTCATTTtgcaagtttgaaaaaaagaatcgagaaataGCCTTATCTCGAGCCAATGTTCGAGcaatgttcttttttcttatatacatatataatgtatacatttatgtattcgtcctatttttttttcctattgcACGCATTGTACAGTTGAGGCGCGATATGATCGAtcaaaaagaaggagagactAATTTTGCGATCAAAATTCACTACGATAACATGGTGagtgagaataatatttttactatcatCTGCTTCTTTTTACATTCGTTTATCAACACGTAGATAGAGTCAATTATTTAACGTAGACACATTTTCTTTCCGGTACATGGACGCAGAAACGTGTCACCATTAGACgtcacaattatttttataaatcgataGAAGGAACGCCGTTTTCATTGGGATTAGCGTTGCCCGAAGGTTACGGTATGTTTGAATTGTTGGCCGAACAAGAAATCAAACATGCGATAATAAATGGTAAGTCAAAcgatcgtttttaaaaaacgatcACCGGTATCCATCGATCACGGAAAATCTAATTGAACGgatttgtttgatattttcagTAACCGAGTATTTTAAGGGGAACAATTGGAAGGTACATCCTGACTGGGTGTATTGCGAATATAGTTCGGCTTCCGAAAAATGGTTTCCATCCCCGGAGGAACGCGTTCTACATTTCTTGACGCGAACGCGAAGTCCGGGATGGAAATGGATGTCCTTGAGGCCAAGGAGTCCAAGCTCGCATCACAAGCAAGCGAGCAAACCCGACAAAGATGCTTATTACTGTATGTACTTGCCACGTAGCAATACTATGATTGCGCAATATCGCGTATATTTACGATTCAAAATAACGATATCCGTTATGGATCATCGATGATTTCGCAGGTGATAAGAAATTAGTGCAATCCCTAGTGTTGGACGCGTTGGTCACCGATGGCTTCAACAAAAGAGGTGCGATGcacaaagaagaaaatcaaaagTAAGTGGTTTGCGTAAGTGGAAATCGCGAATGCATGTCCTCCATGCGCggatacttatatatatatatatatatagtggaaATACATATTGACAACGCACCGCAATGCACAAGCAAGCACGcggtttttttttcacgcaCTGATTGTCGaataacatatgtatatttattggaTATGATAAAACCGCTGCCTCTACTTTTCCCCCTGCCGTTGATTCGCATAATCGTGTGGCGAACGAAATTCGATGCTTTCGAATCGAtagaatcgaaatcgaaagattGCGAagcgaaagaaaggagagagaaggaacgaGTGAGATTGTCATCCGTGAAACGAAGAGAAAGGAGAATAGGTTCGATCACGATCACGAGGAGTGAAAGAATCGAGGAAAGATAATACgaagaatggaagaagagAGTAGAAgagacgaaataaatttttttacatctaattttctaattttcgttacatctctctttctctctctctctctctctctctctctctaattaatattaatctccAAATATGTTTTTCGTTTAAACGCGACACGTACTATGCGCAACGGCCAAtctctttcatttaaaatgcTGTCTTTTAtcgcatatttttattacattttatattgtgTGTCTCCACCGCTAGCCCTATTGCCATACTGATGGCTCTACTGCACAGGTAATCCATTATGcacaattatttgtataagcGCACTCGTCGATATTGCACGGTGATCTTTTCCTAAATGTCGTTTTAATCGTTGATCGTTacaatacatatacacacCTATGAAAACTTTCCTAAACGTCCGATATCCttgttcttattattatttagtatttttctttccaactttcttttttaataaacgagcAATAAAATCgacgaataattcaattatcgtaaaaaaagatattacatCGATCtatcatttcttcttcttctttttctttctttttctttcttttttttctttttaactttgagaaaaattatgaaaatattaaaataaaatatcgttattaCGCGATTTCTTCATATTCATCGTCCAATAGATGAAAACAACAATATCTTGtgctcttttatatatatatataaataattaatatgtgtatatatatataaaattttcttacgtcgtatcatattttattatttgtttcattacaTTCCATACAATTAGTTTCATGTTTACAGCCAAGGAACGAGTACATTTGGCGTAACACGGAGTTTCATCGCAACTAGAAGTGGCTTATTTCGTTGGCACGAGCATCAACAAAACACCGAAGATAACACCGATGAATCGTAAATATTAAGTGCTCGTCGTtgaatctttttatcattaatttatattaattactccGTGTTTTTACTCcgttgttttttttaacatcGTTATTTGACccgaaatttgaatattgaaaaagaaacatttcgtttatttaGACCATTCGCCGAGAAATATGCAAGAGCTATGGATTCCTCGTGGTATAAACGCGCCGTGGATCAACACTCGATAGAACCGGATAgagggctatattctgacgccTCACTTTTTTACagattgaccaataaagagcatttcgagcacaactttattttttttaccgataaaatgcattttttaaagcaccaatcgatggagcgtaaaattcctataaaaaagtattacccacttataccgaaaaaccattaagttttaaagatatagcaaaaattagaaatttttaggaggtcgacctcctgtcacatcatgttctcctaatacaaagtggaatttttggacaaaaatttttctatcgctcaaggaattttcgaaatcttttttttatatatatcgtttattattcagaatattaaaaaatgtttcaaataaaagttgaacggTTTAAAAAGGGCTATATCTGACGCTCTCACTTTTTTAACagattgaccaataaagagcatttcgagcacaactttattttttttaccgataacatgcattttttaaagcaccaatcgatggagcgtaaaatttcctataaaaaagtattaagccacttataccgaaaaaccattagttttaaagatatagcaaaaattagaaatttttaggaggtcgacctcctgtcacatcatgttctcctaatacaaagtggaatttttggacaaaatttttctatcgctcaaggaatttcgaaatcttttttcttatatatctcgtttattattcagaatattaaaaaatgtttcaaataaaagttgaacggtttaaaaagggctatattctgacgctccCACTTTTTAACAGATTGACCATAAAGAGCATtcgagcacaactttattttttttaccgataacatgcaTTTTTcaaagcaccaatcgatggagcgtaaaatttcctataaaaaagtattaacccacttataccgaaaaaccattagttttaaagatatagcaaaaattagaaatttttaggaggtcgacctcctgtcacatcatgttctcctaatacaaagtggaatttttggacaaaaatttttctatcgctcaaggaattttgaaatctttattcttatatatatcgtttattattcagaatattaaaaaatgtttcaaataaaagttgaacggtttaaaaagggctatattctgacgctctcacttttttaacagattgaccaataaagagcatttcgagcacaactttatttttttaccgataacatgcatttttaaagcaccaatcgatggagcgtaaaatttcctataaaaaagtattaacccacttataccgaaaaaccattagtttaaaagatatagcaaaaattagaaatttttaggaggtcgacctcctgtcacatcatgttctcctaatacaaagtggaatttttggacaaaaatttttctatcgctcaaggaattttgaaatctttattcttatatatatcgtttattattcagaatattaaaaaatgtttcaaataaaagttgaacggtttaaaagggctatattctgacgctctcactTTTTTAACAGATTGACCATAAAGAGCATTtcgagcacaactttattttttttaccgataacatgcattttttaaagcCCAATCGATGGAtgcgtaaaatttcctataaaaagtattaaccacTTATACcgaaaccattagtttaaaagatattagaaaaattagaaatttttaggaggtcgacctcctgtcacatcatgttctcctaatacaaagtggaatttttggacaaaaatttttctatcgctcaaggaattttgaaatcttttttcttatatatatcgtttattattcagaatattaaaaaatgtttcaaataaaagttgaacggtttaaaaagggctatattctgacgctcccacttttttaacagattgaccaataaagagcatttcgagcacaactttatttttttttaccgataacatgattttaaagcaccaatcgatggagcgtaaaatttcctataaaaaagtattaacccacttataccgaaaaaccattagttttaaagatatagcaaaaattagaaatttttaggaggtcgacctcctgtcacatcatgttctcctaatacaaagtggaatttttggacaaaaatttttctatcgctcaaggaatttcgaaatcttttttcttatatatatctcttattattcagaatattaaaaaatgtttcaaataaaagttgaacggtttaaaaagggctatattctgacgctctcacttttttaacagattgaccaataaagagcatTTCGaacaaactttattttttttaccgataacatgcattttttaaagcaccaatcgatggagcgtaaaatttcctataaaggAAGAATCGGTCAGTGCCATCTCTCTTCTTACTATCTTCCTGCTAATTCTTTGCGTGTAGATAGATCGCGCTAGTGTTCCATTTcctaacgaaaaaaaaaaaaaaactattatttctttcttttcttgattAAGTATTTCgatcatcaattttttcttttttaaacatcttttataaattaatctttataaactatccttccaattttctttttaaataatttaagcttCCGATCGTaagtttttaacaatttttttcatcgcttCGTTCGTACGCATCTGTTCGTAAAATaaccatttcatttttttcctcttcttttttttctttgttttattctcAATATTCTAATTGATTTCCTTTCCTCGATTTAGACCGTCGATGTAATCCAAACTCccaagtttttaaaaagaaacttcttttttctctattctttCTAAACTTAAAGTAATCCATCCAACGATAAATGATAAacgtttaatctttttctttctttaaactctccaaatattattcatcCTTTCATTCTTATTCGTTTAATTCCGATTCTTCCGCTTTCTTAAgtctaatctttttttccttcgatattaaattttaaatttttgttaatctcGTCTAAACCATAATTTcgtttccaatttatatttcttatatttcccttcatgtaagaaaaaaaagatatatctttttattaattttgtatatattaatttgtttcttatagtccttttctcttttcttctttctgcttctttaattttctgttatttcTGCCGACAGTTTTCTCGTATTACCGCTAGACATCCGATACTTTTCCGCGCCATTAAGCCGATAATCTCGCTTCGTGAGTACCCGCGAAGTCCGCTCCCGTTTCGCGGGAGCAAAAGCCGGCAAGAGAGATCGCGCGATATAGCCCTCCCCGTCTAACCTCCGCCAGTGCCTCCTCCAAAATTTGAGTCCGGCCCGGGGGACACCCCCCGGACCGGAGAGAGTGGTCTCCTGGGTGAAAAACCCCCTAGACCGGAGAGTGACTTCCCAAGTCCGTAGCGGGAGAAAGACACCGAGGGTCATTCCCTCGTGGCAAGTTGAGAAGTTGTCCGTCGCTCGCGAAAAAAACTCGAGTCGAGAAAGCGAGTCTCGAACGCGAGTCCTTTCGCGTGCGGAAGAAGCAGCGTTCCGACTTAGCCACAGCCCCTCTGACCGAAACTTACGATCCTTGCCTATTTAAGGTCGATGTATTCTGTATATGGTATATTGTATATAgg
The window above is part of the Apis mellifera strain DH4 linkage group LG11, Amel_HAv3.1, whole genome shotgun sequence genome. Proteins encoded here:
- the LOC551454 gene encoding voltage-dependent calcium channel subunit alpha-2/delta-3 precursor (The RefSeq protein has 1 substitution and aligns at 68% coverage compared to this genomic sequence); this translates as MFLSVKKFVHYGVLLLLWIKSSYQQEEDIPHNEVKNWALKFGVDLWEFGRQVTKMSEIQRKYHDMEAEVVKKDGVLLVREMAAEVKNMLDFKMNAVMRLVESAEQAAVSAPRDGNVSPKYYASQRFDSSSGEGKASITVQETFLSSNRHFDHLAVNVTLSTVLLPDGVKQIDREVAAGIQWSEYLDLLFVNNYESDSSLSWQYYGATSGFLRRFPAISWPPVNDRAYGADKNRAIRDVYEFRISDWFVGAANSPKDLAILIDIECYASERNKRLAVTTVKTILDTLGPNDYVNIYRYGDTAEEIVQCFKDSLVQASPENVHDLKIAMSSMKHEEIPTNISAALATAFEILHRYNRTGQGSQCNQAIMLITADNAGLPTEVIKRYNWPHMPVRIFTYLIGGDKSPELRNTACANKGFYARITELEDIRSKVFEYVKVLARPMVLYQHEHPIHWSPVYVGGKSSRYGKENIGQLMTSVTAPILDRRNYTVKTANLLGIVGTDVPVEEIQKLVPPYKLGVNGYSFIVDNNGRVLYHPDLRPLPGNIDYEETLKPTYISVDLSEVELAEYDGPLHPLNNSLLLDLRRDMIDQKEGETNFAIKIHYDNMKRVTIRRHNYFYKSIEGTPFSLGLALPEGYGMFELLAEQEIKHAIINVTEYFKGNNWKVHPDWVYCEYSSASEKWFPSPEERVLHFLTRTRSPGWKWMSLRPRSPSSHHKQASKPDKDAYYCDKKLVQSLVLDALVTDGFNKRGAMHKEENQNQGTSTFGVTRSFIATRSGLFRWHEHQQNTEDNTDESPFAEKYARAMDSSWYKRAVDQHSIEPDSFVFSVPFNAADSPNPLVTATHAVFIGTGHKAPAAVVGLQFQHSSLASRFVNITSTCSGTNCKKNCASDALDCYILDNNGFIIISERHEHTGKFFGEIDGTIMDSLVQDRIYRKVTVTDYQGICSPQESHQSSASRTFSESVAKTIAILGNFLWSMAFGFNFQNLWQVAFAFAGESVRPLDDSIGQVHEFESLAIDGGGEPTDEPISDGNFPRLPTITAATPASPGTTRATSTHHLRTRLRSCEKKTDLYILQPDRLNTSGQSNPLKGKLTNCHDTGCERPFSVQKIPHTNLILLVVDTLCPCGSKQLSIEPIEALTEPGACIARRERLYRRRPPKCINYHPEEMEIKFCGSANRPCHFFFLFIVAIVSSTLA